One segment of Bacteroidota bacterium DNA contains the following:
- a CDS encoding cob(I)yrinic acid a,c-diamide adenosyltransferase: MTDSWKIYTKTGDKGETSLIGGTRVPKYHDRIEAYGTLDELNSFIGLIRDQDMQPHYHEILLEVQDRLFTIESQLAWDPSKELKRELPVIVETDVELLEKEIDLMNEELQPLTSFILPGGHTTVSYCHIARCICRRAERLTIRMSIEHKVDELNIKYLNRLSDYLFVLARKLARDLNVSETLWKARV, from the coding sequence ATGACAGACAGTTGGAAAATATATACTAAAACCGGGGATAAAGGAGAAACCTCCCTGATTGGCGGCACAAGGGTTCCTAAATATCATGACAGGATAGAGGCTTATGGCACCCTTGATGAATTGAATTCCTTCATTGGGCTGATCAGGGATCAGGACATGCAGCCTCATTATCATGAAATCCTGCTCGAGGTCCAGGACAGGCTTTTTACTATTGAATCGCAATTGGCATGGGATCCTTCAAAGGAGCTGAAAAGAGAGCTGCCAGTTATAGTGGAAACTGATGTTGAACTGCTTGAGAAAGAAATCGACCTGATGAATGAGGAATTGCAACCTCTGACATCGTTTATTCTTCCCGGTGGACATACTACTGTTTCTTATTGCCATATTGCCCGCTGTATATGCCGCCGTGCCGAAAGGCTTACCATTCGCATGTCGATAGAACATAAAGTGGATGAATTGAATATTAAATACTTAAACCGCTTGTCGGATTATCTGTTCGTATTGGCCAGAAAACTTGCACGCGATCTTAATGTTTCCGAAACCCTTTGGAAAGCAAGGGTTTAA
- a CDS encoding ABC transporter ATP-binding protein, producing MNQEVIRLIDIVRNFQVGTEIVRALRAISLDIYRNEFVALMGPSGSGKSTLMNILGCLDTPTSGHYYLNGNDVSKQGDNELAEIRNKEIGFIFQTFNLLPRNSALENVTLPLIYAGLNKNARIKKAEKVLEDVGLSDRMLHKPNELSGGQRQRVAIARALVNEPSIILADEPTGNLDSKTSIEIMGLLEKIHQAGNTIIVVTHEEDIALHAHRIIRMIDGNIASDDKNKNIRTMDFYKEVIEESE from the coding sequence ATGAATCAGGAAGTAATCCGTTTAATCGACATTGTCAGAAATTTTCAGGTAGGCACAGAGATAGTCAGAGCTCTCCGTGCTATTTCCCTGGATATTTATCGAAATGAATTTGTTGCCCTGATGGGGCCTTCGGGGTCAGGAAAATCGACTCTGATGAATATCCTGGGTTGCCTGGATACGCCTACATCCGGGCATTATTACCTTAACGGTAATGATGTCAGCAAGCAGGGTGATAACGAACTGGCTGAAATCAGAAATAAAGAGATTGGTTTTATTTTTCAGACATTCAACCTCCTGCCCAGAAATTCGGCGCTTGAGAATGTGACTTTACCATTGATCTATGCCGGATTGAACAAGAATGCAAGGATAAAGAAGGCGGAGAAAGTTTTGGAAGATGTTGGCTTAAGTGACCGTATGCTGCACAAGCCAAACGAGCTTTCGGGGGGACAAAGGCAACGCGTTGCTATTGCAAGGGCTCTGGTCAATGAACCTTCTATCATCCTGGCTGATGAGCCTACAGGTAATCTTGACTCAAAAACATCTATCGAGATTATGGGATTACTGGAGAAAATCCATCAGGCAGGAAATACCATTATTGTTGTTACTCATGAAGAAGATATTGCCCTGCATGCACATCGAATTATTCGCATGATCGACGGCAATATTGCTTCCGATGACAAGAACAAGAATATCAGGACGATGGATTTCTACAAGGAAGTTATTGAAGAAAGCGAGTAA
- a CDS encoding class I SAM-dependent methyltransferase yields MEYRLRAKSRFGIHSPFVYDFMENIILADCKDERIREIERRRRGLLRSGEILTQDDFGAGQDGEISLSGARTLRQVVRKSAVSRKFGRLLFRVTEYYKPRVILELGTSAGVSTLYLAMASPESIVHTIEGSDVTSAAAGRLFEAMGISNIRRHTGRFDDVLPGLLEEIGTSLDMVFLDGNHRYQPTLNYFHQCIPYLAPDGVFILDDIYWSPEMYRAWEEIKMNPDVSTSIDLYRMGLLFFRKGLPDQDFLIRF; encoded by the coding sequence TTGGAATACAGACTTCGTGCGAAGTCGAGGTTTGGCATTCATTCTCCTTTTGTTTATGATTTTATGGAAAATATTATCCTGGCGGATTGCAAGGATGAACGCATAAGGGAGATCGAGCGGAGGCGCCGGGGGTTATTGAGATCAGGGGAAATTTTGACACAGGATGATTTCGGTGCCGGACAGGATGGTGAAATATCTTTATCGGGAGCCAGGACTCTGCGCCAGGTTGTGCGTAAATCAGCCGTCTCAAGAAAATTTGGGAGATTGCTTTTCAGGGTAACAGAATATTATAAACCAAGGGTTATCCTGGAACTGGGGACCTCTGCCGGAGTCAGCACTTTGTACCTGGCGATGGCAAGCCCGGAAAGTATCGTGCATACCATTGAAGGCAGTGATGTGACATCAGCAGCGGCAGGAAGGTTATTTGAAGCCATGGGGATAAGCAATATCAGGAGGCATACTGGCCGGTTTGATGATGTGCTTCCAGGATTACTGGAGGAAATAGGGACAAGTCTGGATATGGTTTTCCTGGATGGGAATCATCGTTACCAGCCGACTTTGAACTATTTTCACCAATGTATACCATACCTGGCACCGGATGGTGTATTTATTCTAGACGATATATACTGGTCACCGGAAATGTACCGTGCCTGGGAGGAGATAAAAATGAATCCTGATGTAAGTACCAGTATTGATCTTTACAGGATGGGCTTGTTATTTTTTCGAAAAGGACTGCCAGATCAAGATTTTTTGATCCGGTTCTGA